TCTCTCAGATAGGGAAGTTTCTGGGCGGCCGCGCGCCAGGTCCCCTCGGGCGTAAATGTGCCTACGTGGAATTCGTAGATTACCTGGCCTTTGAGGGGCACACCGCGCCAGCTTTGATCTTTCCATGCGAACCTTTCCCAGTCGACTACCTGCGAAGGCCCGTGGGGGCCCTGGGGCTGAAAGCGCGAAGCCGGATCGGGGAAGGCCGGTCCGCCATCGAGCACAAACCGGTAGAGCGAGCCGGATGCGGCCTGCTCGATGATTGCCGAAAAGTAGCCGTTATCCTCGCGCTGAAGAGGGAAGCGCTGCGTACCGGAAGCGGATTCGAGTGCCACCTCTACCGAGCGTCGGGCCGGGGCCCAGACGCGGAAGTGAACACCGGCGCCTTCGGAAAGAATTTCGGCTCCGACCGGCAGATGCCGGCTTACACGAAGAGAAGAGGTGGTTGGCAGCATCGTGCCCTAGATGGTAAATCCTGCAGGGTGGGTTGGATCGCGTTCGGAAGGGAGGATGTCGAAGTCGCGGCTCCAAAGACCCATTTCCGCCAAAGGAAGACGGAAGGGCGGGGCAGCACACAACGGTAGCCGCCTCGGCTACTCCAAGGTGGGAGTACCTTCCAATCGCTGTCTTGAGCTAGTTTGATTACAATTTACCCGGTTACAATTCACGCCGTTAGAATTCGCGTCGTTAGATCACCCCCGGGGGGAACTCAACATGAGCTCCTTGACCTCATGGATTGACCGCACTCTGGAGAGCGTGGTGCGGCGGATTGCGGACCCCATATCCGTTCGGTTCTCGCCGTTTCTAGATCGCACCGAGAATGCTGCGGTGCAGTCGACTACGCCGGCCGTTCGTATCGCCGATCGACGCACTCTGGTTTCCCTGGCAATGAATCCGGAGGTTGGTTTTGGGGAAGGATATTCGACAGGGAAGATTACGGTCGAGGGCGACCTGGTAAGACTGCTCGAAATGACAAGCAAATCACCTTCGCGAACGCAAACCTGGCCGGCACGGCTCTTTTCGCGGTGGCTGCGGTGGATGCAGGCGAACACGCTGGGAGGATCACGCAGGAATATTCATCACCACTACGATCTGCCGACGGATTTCTACCAACTCTGGCTCGACCCCGAGCTGGTCTACACCTGCGCGTATTTTCCTGAACCGACGGCTACCTTGGAGGAAGCTCAGCAGGCGAAACTTGACCTGGTATGCCGGAAGCTGTGGTTACAGAGTAATGAAAAAGTGGTCGAGGCGGGGTGCGGATGGGGCTCGCTCGCCATTTACATGGCCAGGAACTATGGCGTTCAGGTCAAGGCCTTCAATATCTCACGGGAACAAATCGCATTTGCTCGTGAGCGAGCGAAGCGGGAAGGATTAACCAGCCGGGTCGAGTTCATCGAGGACGATTACCGAAATATTCGCGGGGATTTCGACGTGTTCGCATCTGTGGGCATGCTGGAGCACGTGGGCCGGGAGAACTACCCGGAGCTGGGCCGGATCATTCGCCGCGCCATCGGCGATCGGGGCCGCGGTCTTCTCCACTTCATCGGGCGCAATTACCACAGACAA
The sequence above is drawn from the Terriglobales bacterium genome and encodes:
- a CDS encoding alpha-amylase family glycosyl hydrolase, whose translation is MLPTTSSLRVSRHLPVGAEILSEGAGVHFRVWAPARRSVEVALESASGTQRFPLQREDNGYFSAIIEQAASGSLYRFVLDGGPAFPDPASRFQPQGPHGPSQVVDWERFAWKDQSWRGVPLKGQVIYEFHVGTFTPEGTWRAAAQKLPYLRETGITVLEMMPVAEFAGRFGWGYDGVDLFAPTRLYGLPDDLRFFVDQAHAIGIGVVLDV
- a CDS encoding cyclopropane-fatty-acyl-phospholipid synthase family protein, with product MSSLTSWIDRTLESVVRRIADPISVRFSPFLDRTENAAVQSTTPAVRIADRRTLVSLAMNPEVGFGEGYSTGKITVEGDLVRLLEMTSKSPSRTQTWPARLFSRWLRWMQANTLGGSRRNIHHHYDLPTDFYQLWLDPELVYTCAYFPEPTATLEEAQQAKLDLVCRKLWLQSNEKVVEAGCGWGSLAIYMARNYGVQVKAFNISREQIAFARERAKREGLTSRVEFIEDDYRNIRGDFDVFASVGMLEHVGRENYPELGRIIRRAIGDRGRGLLHFIGRNYHRQLSPWLRKHIFPGAYVPTLREAMEVIELQHMGVLDVENLRLHYARTLEHWLAAFERSFDSVVRRFGINFARTWRLYLAGSIAAFRTGSLQLFQMVFAGRECQHIPWNRAYLYQTPDDREEATWIRAIS